CCCTCTCACTTGGCCTCGTTGCGGGGATATTGTTTGCTATCGTTTGGAGCAAATACGAAGATTTCTCGTCTGTACTGGACACCAAACTCCAATCTTACTCCGAATCAAACTCTGGGGAAAGTCAGGGAAAAGGAAATAGAGACCAGAGAAATGACAGAATCAACAAATTCCTCCACGGGCAGCGTACAAACGCTGGCAATCATCAAACAGGAGTCTCAAAAAATGGATTGCAATATGGCGTGAATGGAAAAAGTTTTTACTTCACATTTGATAAACCAGTGACGAATCCCGGCATGGGATCCCAAAAGACAGAAGAACAAATCGAGATTGCAAGTTGGCAGATGTTTGATCCGCAATATGATGCCAATAAGTTGAAGTCTGCATTATCAGTCTTTTGTGTCATCACAGTCGGGGGTTCGGGTATACCATCGTATGGTAAGTCCTTGTTTCAGTCATGGACGTCACACTGTAACGACTTTGTCATATTGAGCAATACCGATGATGGGAAATATAATGTGAAGAATGCCCATCTGCCCGATGGGCCTTCAAAGTCATGGGAGAGGACAAAGAACGTCATGAGTTACGTTGTACAAAAACACCCAAATTTTGATTGGTATGTAAAAGTTGAACATGATGTTTTCTTAGTCTTGGAGAATTACCGCTACATGCTTCTCATGCATCAGGCGTACTTGCCGGGTTTCGCAGGGCACGTGTTAACCGGTACCAACCAGCGTGGTTCGATCGTAGCTCTGAGCAAAGAGGCAGCCATCCAAGCCGTGAAGGTCTTCCCAAAGTGTGGCAGTCTGTACGGAGGCAAGGAGGACTTCAGAGAGCTTGAAGCATGCCTTCGTCAAGCTGGGATCAGTTCCCGTCAAGATGGTCGTGATGGCAAAGGGGTTAGTCGTTTCCAGATGGTCCTTGTGAAACCTTCATTACCTCTCAATGCTCACCAATCTTTAGACTGGGTGTGGAGGTACATCGATAAGCCAGAGAAGCTGGTAAGCTGAATCAAAAAGCTTGATGCACTTGTCAAGTGCTGCTTGTCCACCACAATTAATTAACAGAAACagtttatttttaattggtctaatgccaattcgtccaattaccctTTCGTCTACAGTCATTTgatctaccatcagttcgtcctcTGTCCGCATGGTCCAATTGCTTctccgtccactcaccatttggTCCGATAACCAGTTGGCCCAGTAGAAATTTAGTCCacaaaccatttggtctaattggactattAAACTGTTAATGGGTATCAGACCAACAGgatatgagacgaaatggtcatgaTTGAACTGATGATTATTATACAAAGAGATTACTGGACCAAAAGGCTgatagacaaaatgttgatggacagaatggcattaggcTATGAAGGTAGACATTGTGATGAGTGGATGGTTGGCAATAGATGAATCGGCAGTTTACAGACAGAAACCACTTGAACTTTCAATATCTGATATTACTTTCCCTGGAGAAGCCttgaaatattatttaattttattttctgtaaagtAACATAGATGGTCTCATTATCTCTTTTTACAAAGGTCTGCAATTAGAGTAAATCTTTTTTTAAGTTGATTCTGATGGGAGTTACATGACTGCAAATGTCACTAGACTATAATCAACAGTCAGCTCCAACCC
This window of the Lytechinus variegatus isolate NC3 chromosome 14, Lvar_3.0, whole genome shotgun sequence genome carries:
- the LOC121427429 gene encoding glycoprotein-N-acetylgalactosamine 3-beta-galactosyltransferase 1-like → MDFNRVLSLSLGLVAGILFAIVWSKYEDFSSVLDTKLQSYSESNSGESQGKGNRDQRNDRINKFLHGQRTNAGNHQTGVSKNGLQYGVNGKSFYFTFDKPVTNPGMGSQKTEEQIEIASWQMFDPQYDANKLKSALSVFCVITVGGSGIPSYGKSLFQSWTSHCNDFVILSNTDDGKYNVKNAHLPDGPSKSWERTKNVMSYVVQKHPNFDWYVKVEHDVFLVLENYRYMLLMHQAYLPGFAGHVLTGTNQRGSIVALSKEAAIQAVKVFPKCGSLYGGKEDFRELEACLRQAGISSRQDGRDGKGVSRFQMVLVKPSLPLNAHQSLDWVWRYIDKPEKLGEDECCRDYPVSFHNLSPNSLYLMDYMVYHMRPFGIGNYVCPVEQDKTG